A genomic window from Spiroplasma helicoides includes:
- the rplO gene encoding 50S ribosomal protein L15, translating into MKLHELKSTPGSKKSPTRVGRGMASGKGKTSTRGHKGQNSRSGGGVRPGFEGGQTPLFRRLPKIGFTSLNRKEYVILNLDKIEQLGLSEVNHKTLIDKKIIKSEKCLVKVLGNGTITKAIKVKVNKVSKSAQEAITKAGGAVEVI; encoded by the coding sequence ATGAAATTACATGAATTAAAATCAACACCAGGTAGCAAGAAATCACCAACAAGAGTTGGTCGTGGGATGGCTTCAGGTAAGGGTAAAACTTCAACAAGAGGACACAAAGGACAAAATTCACGTTCAGGTGGAGGTGTAAGACCTGGATTTGAAGGGGGACAAACTCCTTTATTCAGAAGATTACCAAAAATTGGATTTACTAGTTTAAATAGAAAAGAATATGTAATCTTAAATTTAGATAAAATTGAACAATTAGGTTTAAGTGAAGTAAATCACAAAACATTAATCGATAAAAAAATAATAAAATCTGAAAAATGTCTAGTAAAAGTATTAGGAAATGGTACAATTACAAAAGCAATTAAAGTTAAAGTTAATAAAGTTTCAAAAAGTGCTCAAGAAGCAATAACAAAAGCTGGAGGGGCAGTAGAGGTGATTTAG
- a CDS encoding DNA-directed RNA polymerase subunit alpha: protein MKQFARPEFTLLKEENDRTYGEFKVEPLERGFGITLGNAIRRTLLSSTPGASVYAIKIAGAAHEFTSIDGIVENVSRIILNIKQLALRIDTKMFEDDETVELAIKTSTVGPVTAGDIDLPTGVEVVNRDLVICHIADGGTLDLTLFAKNSRGYRTFKDNKKEKLTVDAITIDSNYSPIVSVSYDVDATKIGKSVDLEKLILKVKTDGTIIASDAVATASKILVEHLNFFVNLNEEINDLNVIGVSSEEDDKELDKSIEDLDFTQRSLNCLKRANINTLRDLVSRSEDDIQEIRNLGRKSLKEIKDKVVQLGLTFKQD, encoded by the coding sequence ATGAAACAATTCGCTAGACCAGAATTTACTTTATTAAAAGAAGAAAATGATAGAACTTATGGGGAGTTTAAGGTTGAACCTCTAGAAAGAGGTTTTGGAATCACACTTGGTAATGCAATTAGAAGAACATTACTAAGTTCAACACCAGGAGCATCTGTGTATGCTATTAAAATTGCAGGAGCAGCGCATGAATTTACATCAATTGATGGAATCGTTGAAAATGTAAGTAGAATTATTTTAAATATCAAACAATTAGCATTAAGAATTGATACTAAAATGTTTGAAGACGATGAAACTGTAGAGCTTGCAATTAAAACTTCAACAGTTGGTCCAGTTACTGCTGGAGATATTGATTTACCAACTGGAGTGGAAGTTGTAAATAGAGATTTAGTAATATGTCATATTGCTGATGGTGGAACACTTGATTTGACTTTATTTGCAAAAAATTCAAGAGGTTATAGAACTTTTAAAGATAATAAAAAAGAAAAATTAACTGTTGATGCAATTACTATTGACTCAAACTACTCACCAATTGTATCTGTATCATATGATGTTGATGCAACTAAAATTGGAAAATCAGTTGATTTAGAAAAATTAATATTAAAAGTTAAAACAGACGGAACTATTATAGCAAGCGATGCAGTTGCAACAGCTTCTAAAATATTAGTTGAACACCTTAACTTTTTTGTAAACTTAAATGAGGAAATCAATGACTTAAATGTAATTGGTGTCTCAAGCGAAGAAGATGACAAAGAATTAGACAAATCAATCGAAGATTTAGACTTTACACAAAGAAGTTTAAATTGCTTGAAAAGAGCAAATATTAATACTCTACGTGATTTAGTTTCACGTAGTGAAGATGATATCCAAGAAATTAGAAACTTGGGTAGAAAATCATTAAAAGAAATTAAAGATAAAGTTGTTCAATTGGGACTAACTTTTAAACAAGACTAG
- the rplQ gene encoding 50S ribosomal protein L17 — MSYIQKQGKNTAWRVALMRNLTTELIISEKLEITETRAKELRKHFDSMITLAKRGDLHARRQAAAWLRHINASEKETALQKLFTTLAKRFKSRNGGYTRILKLDNRRGDNAPMCIIELV, encoded by the coding sequence ATGTCATACATTCAAAAACAAGGAAAAAACACAGCTTGAAGAGTCGCTTTAATGAGAAACTTAACTACTGAACTAATCATTTCAGAAAAATTAGAAATTACTGAAACTAGAGCTAAAGAGTTGAGAAAGCACTTTGACAGTATGATTACACTTGCTAAACGTGGAGATCTTCACGCAAGAAGACAAGCTGCAGCTTGATTAAGACACATTAATGCATCAGAAAAAGAAACAGCATTGCAAAAACTGTTTACAACTTTAGCTAAACGCTTTAAGTCAAGAAATGGTGGATACACACGTATCTTAAAATTAGATAATCGTCGTGGTGACAATGCTCCAATGTGCATTATTGAATTAGTATAA
- the secY gene encoding preprotein translocase subunit SecY → MAVKVSNSKKEKKAMTKTKEKNEFAKGNFFVRNKDLVKRIVFTLIVLILIRMGSLLTVPGVQIGSEFSDAINGQEFFQLLSTLGGGAIGQFSILALGVSPYITASIIVQLLSTDVIPVLSRWNKSGERGRRKLDKLTKALTVPFAVMQSVATIFTLTSQNSQLITAKWGSSADGQGPDWFYYILIPTSMLAGTFLMLWIADQITIKGIGNGVSIIIFAGIVSNMPNNFIKTFGFWIKTGDDSTLLFDGILKFLIYISAYVFVIFIVVLMNEAERKVPIQQTGSGLVDTKDHTPHLPLKLNNAGVIPVIFASAIISTPITIAQIVGETSTFYAFTQEYLSFGTWWGIGIYGVMTLLFTFLYAQVQINPEKIAENFKKSGTFIPGIKPGKDTEKFLTATINRLSVIGATFLAGIAVLPYIISKLTSLPSSLAIGGTGLIILISVAIQTTQQLKGRLIQQSFIDKKQEKFASENTNTHIW, encoded by the coding sequence GTGGCAGTTAAAGTTTCAAATTCAAAAAAAGAAAAAAAAGCCATGACTAAAACTAAAGAAAAAAACGAATTCGCTAAGGGTAATTTCTTTGTAAGAAATAAAGATCTTGTAAAACGAATCGTTTTTACTTTAATAGTATTAATTTTGATTAGAATGGGTTCATTATTAACAGTTCCCGGAGTTCAAATTGGTTCAGAGTTTAGTGATGCAATCAACGGTCAAGAATTTTTCCAATTGTTATCAACTCTTGGAGGAGGGGCAATCGGACAATTTTCAATTTTAGCATTAGGGGTTTCACCTTATATTACTGCTTCAATTATTGTTCAGTTGCTTTCAACAGATGTTATTCCTGTTTTATCAAGATGAAATAAATCAGGAGAAAGAGGAAGAAGAAAATTAGATAAATTGACAAAAGCATTAACAGTGCCTTTTGCTGTTATGCAATCAGTTGCAACAATCTTTACATTAACTTCTCAAAATTCACAGTTAATTACTGCAAAATGAGGTTCAAGTGCTGATGGACAAGGACCTGACTGATTCTATTACATTCTTATTCCAACATCAATGTTAGCTGGAACATTCTTAATGCTCTGAATAGCTGACCAAATTACTATCAAAGGAATAGGTAATGGGGTTTCAATCATAATTTTTGCAGGAATTGTTTCAAATATGCCAAACAACTTTATAAAAACATTTGGTTTTTGAATTAAAACAGGAGATGATTCAACACTATTATTTGATGGAATATTAAAATTCTTAATATATATCTCAGCATATGTGTTTGTTATCTTTATAGTTGTTTTAATGAATGAAGCTGAAAGGAAAGTACCAATTCAACAAACAGGATCCGGTCTGGTTGACACAAAAGATCACACACCACACCTCCCATTAAAATTAAATAATGCGGGGGTTATCCCAGTTATCTTTGCTTCAGCCATAATTTCAACACCAATCACAATTGCACAAATTGTTGGTGAAACAAGTACATTCTATGCATTTACTCAAGAATACTTGTCATTTGGAACTTGATGAGGAATTGGAATTTATGGAGTTATGACTCTATTGTTCACATTCTTATATGCTCAGGTGCAAATTAACCCTGAAAAAATTGCAGAAAACTTCAAAAAATCAGGAACATTTATTCCGGGTATCAAACCAGGAAAAGATACTGAAAAATTCTTAACAGCAACAATAAATAGATTAAGTGTAATTGGAGCAACTTTCCTTGCAGGAATTGCTGTTCTTCCTTACATAATCAGTAAATTAACTTCATTGCCAAGTTCACTTGCAATTGGAGGAACTGGATTAATTATTCTAATCTCAGTTGCAATTCAAACTACTCAACAATTAAAAGGTAGATTGATTCAACAATCATTTATTGATAAAAAACAAGAAAAATTTGCAAGTGAAAATACCAATACTCACATTTGGTAA
- a CDS encoding acyltransferase family protein, producing MKKNSNIEILRICMAVMVMLFHQVAGIYPFPSILYLKILSPWITSSTLVFMLITGYLKSESKNYNNAYFLFLVLFCWIINFVMGCVVYSFIKGYIPFYHMILGGPDWWYIWAFLLVQLFAPILNKILHSFNKYYLSAGLIILYFLLEYTNKWFYGQIFGICNILVMIFMYIIGGIIRIHMTNNCSRRQVMAITWLLIQWIIWVWFGFYTTKEFIYDEFGILSASFATTLFVIIIALKPRHNKVANYLGSCALFVYLFHYTFIEIEQKYIFSLVDNYELQTRVLILAAITILCGITFGLIISKPVIYLSQKCANSRLIQKIPKMKIFND from the coding sequence ATGAAAAAAAACTCAAATATAGAAATTTTAAGAATATGTATGGCTGTTATGGTTATGTTGTTTCATCAAGTGGCTGGAATATACCCTTTTCCATCAATTCTTTATTTAAAAATTTTATCTCCATGAATAACATCTTCCACATTGGTATTTATGCTTATTACTGGGTATTTAAAGTCAGAATCTAAAAATTATAATAATGCATATTTTTTATTTTTAGTACTATTTTGCTGAATAATCAATTTTGTTATGGGGTGTGTTGTTTATTCGTTTATAAAAGGCTATATCCCTTTTTATCACATGATTTTAGGTGGTCCTGATTGGTGGTATATTTGAGCGTTTTTATTAGTTCAATTGTTTGCTCCAATATTAAACAAAATTTTGCATAGTTTTAATAAATATTATTTATCAGCAGGATTAATTATTTTATATTTTTTATTAGAATATACAAATAAATGATTTTATGGACAAATTTTTGGTATATGTAATATATTAGTTATGATTTTTATGTATATAATCGGGGGAATTATTCGAATCCATATGACCAATAACTGTTCAAGAAGGCAAGTTATGGCTATAACCTGATTGCTTATTCAATGAATTATTTGGGTTTGATTCGGATTTTATACAACAAAAGAGTTTATTTATGATGAGTTTGGTATTTTAAGTGCTTCATTTGCAACAACTTTATTTGTCATAATTATTGCTTTAAAACCAAGACATAACAAAGTTGCTAATTACCTTGGTTCATGTGCCCTATTTGTGTATTTGTTTCACTACACATTTATTGAAATTGAGCAAAAGTATATCTTCTCACTTGTTGACAATTACGAACTTCAAACAAGAGTGCTGATTTTAGCTGCAATTACAATTTTATGTGGAATAACATTTGGTTTAATTATTTCAAAGCCAGTTATATACTTATCACAAAAATGTGCTAATAGTCGATTGATTCAAAAAATCCCTAAAATGAAAATATTTAATGATTAA
- the rpsM gene encoding 30S ribosomal protein S13: MARINGVEIPNDKRVVIALTYIYGIGLTTSQKILEAAKVSEELRVKDLTEDNVKNIAQQITKFKTEGDLRRETALNIKRLMEIGSYRGMRHRKGLPVRGQSTKQNARTRKGPRKTVANKKK, translated from the coding sequence ATGGCTCGTATAAATGGGGTAGAAATACCTAATGACAAAAGAGTGGTTATCGCACTAACTTATATCTATGGTATTGGTTTAACAACATCACAAAAAATCCTAGAGGCTGCAAAAGTTAGTGAAGAATTAAGAGTGAAGGATTTAACAGAAGATAATGTTAAAAACATCGCTCAACAAATTACCAAATTTAAAACCGAAGGGGATTTAAGAAGAGAAACAGCATTAAACATCAAACGTTTAATGGAAATTGGAAGTTACAGAGGAATGAGACACAGAAAAGGACTACCTGTGCGTGGACAATCAACAAAACAAAATGCACGTACAAGAAAAGGTCCTAGAAAAACTGTAGCTAACAAGAAAAAATAG
- the rpsK gene encoding 30S ribosomal protein S11: protein MANPRQSSNRKKVKKNIAKGIAHVHATFNNTIVTVSDEKGNVLSWSSAGALGFKGSKKSTPYAAQMIAEAAGKGAMDNGVRTIQVEVKGPGPGRDAAVRSLQGIGLEITSIKDTTPIPHNGVRPRKRPRG from the coding sequence ATGGCAAACCCAAGACAAAGTAGTAACCGTAAAAAGGTTAAAAAGAATATTGCTAAAGGTATAGCTCATGTTCATGCAACTTTCAATAACACAATTGTAACTGTTTCTGATGAAAAAGGTAATGTATTATCATGATCAAGTGCTGGAGCCCTAGGGTTCAAAGGTAGCAAAAAATCAACACCATATGCTGCTCAAATGATAGCAGAAGCTGCTGGAAAAGGAGCAATGGACAATGGAGTAAGAACTATCCAAGTGGAGGTTAAAGGTCCAGGTCCAGGAAGAGATGCTGCTGTAAGAAGTTTACAAGGTATCGGACTAGAAATAACATCAATTAAGGACACAACACCAATTCCTCATAATGGTGTGCGTCCTAGAAAACGCCCAAGAGGATAG
- the map gene encoding type I methionyl aminopeptidase has product MAITIKNQEQIEKMRIAGKVLGEALYNIRKMIVPGANCLDLDKYFIDFITKKGCKSNFKGYYDYPMHICISINEQLIHGIPTDRIIKDGDIVSVDAGCIYEGYHADSAFSVICGNSFDEKYDKLVNVTEESLYLAIEQVRAGVRIGTISSTVQTFVEKNGFQLPTDYSGHGIGLEMHEDPFIPNTGIKDTGMRLIEGMTICIEPMVQMGTPKTIVAKDGWTVSSADSSMAAHFEHTILVTNGNPEILTLFKPEKED; this is encoded by the coding sequence ATGGCAATAACTATAAAAAATCAAGAGCAAATCGAAAAAATGCGAATTGCTGGTAAAGTACTTGGAGAAGCACTTTACAATATAAGAAAAATGATTGTTCCTGGTGCCAATTGTTTAGACTTAGATAAATACTTTATTGATTTTATTACTAAAAAAGGATGCAAAAGTAACTTTAAAGGTTATTATGACTATCCAATGCATATTTGTATTTCAATCAACGAACAGTTAATCCATGGGATTCCAACAGATAGAATTATCAAAGATGGAGACATTGTTTCAGTTGATGCAGGATGTATATATGAAGGTTATCACGCTGACTCTGCATTTAGTGTCATTTGTGGTAACTCTTTTGACGAAAAGTATGATAAACTTGTAAATGTGACTGAAGAGTCACTTTACCTGGCAATTGAACAAGTTAGAGCCGGTGTACGTATCGGAACCATATCTTCTACTGTTCAAACTTTTGTTGAGAAGAATGGTTTTCAATTGCCAACAGATTACTCAGGACATGGTATTGGATTAGAAATGCACGAAGATCCTTTTATTCCAAACACAGGAATAAAAGATACTGGAATGCGTTTAATCGAGGGTATGACAATTTGTATCGAACCTATGGTACAAATGGGCACACCAAAAACCATTGTCGCTAAGGACGGTTGAACAGTATCGTCAGCAGATAGTAGTATGGCAGCTCATTTTGAGCATACTATTTTGGTTACAAATGGAAATCCAGAAATTTTAACATTATTTAAACCAGAAAAGGAGGACTAA
- a CDS encoding energy-coupling factor transporter ATPase, producing MSEFKPLTTKELNEFKLLLNEYNDKLVRSSQKVIIAKAKYSKREITIDVVKKYEEEYKTAKNEFKYKVNNNIFVENLKHANEKLSNYSKNDEKYWEVYEEVKLAQFLLKESKIAMKDRGRGGELSKLSNTALKIKDLKFRYKSDHPFAVNGVNVEVNHGEYVAIIGHNGSGKSTLSKIIIGVLKPTSGWIEVYGNRVTSSNLNIARKFLGIVFQNPDNQFIGSTVRDDIAFGLENRRIEPAKMGDIIKKAAKKVNMYEFLDHEPLMLSGGQKQRVAIASALALSPDILIFDEATSMLDPKGKNEVKNIMVELKNTREKTIFSITHDMDEILNADKVMVMNKGELVKFGTPKEILSDKGFLRSIHLDIPFVAQVEEALENVGMKVSHSDSLEELVDKICQK from the coding sequence ATGTCAGAATTTAAACCGTTAACTACTAAGGAATTAAATGAATTTAAATTACTTTTAAATGAATACAATGATAAGTTAGTTCGTTCAAGTCAAAAGGTTATAATTGCTAAAGCCAAGTATTCAAAAAGAGAAATAACTATTGATGTTGTTAAGAAATATGAAGAAGAATATAAAACAGCAAAAAATGAATTTAAATATAAGGTTAATAATAATATATTTGTTGAAAATCTAAAACATGCAAATGAAAAACTTTCAAATTATAGTAAAAATGATGAAAAATATTGAGAAGTTTATGAAGAAGTTAAACTAGCACAATTTTTACTTAAAGAATCTAAAATTGCTATGAAAGATAGAGGTCGCGGTGGTGAGTTATCTAAATTAAGCAATACAGCTTTAAAAATAAAAGACTTAAAATTTAGATATAAATCTGATCATCCATTCGCGGTAAATGGTGTAAATGTCGAAGTGAACCATGGTGAATATGTTGCTATTATTGGACATAATGGTAGTGGTAAATCAACTCTTTCAAAAATAATAATTGGAGTTTTAAAACCAACTTCTGGTTGAATAGAAGTTTATGGAAATAGAGTAACATCAAGTAACTTAAATATTGCTAGAAAATTTTTGGGAATAGTTTTTCAAAACCCTGATAACCAATTTATTGGTTCAACAGTTAGAGATGATATTGCTTTTGGTTTAGAAAATAGAAGAATAGAACCTGCTAAAATGGGTGACATTATTAAAAAGGCAGCTAAAAAAGTTAATATGTATGAATTTTTAGATCATGAACCCTTGATGCTATCTGGAGGTCAAAAGCAACGTGTTGCAATTGCTTCTGCATTAGCACTTTCACCAGATATTTTAATATTTGATGAAGCAACAAGTATGCTTGATCCAAAAGGTAAAAATGAAGTAAAAAATATAATGGTTGAATTAAAAAACACCAGAGAAAAAACAATTTTTTCAATAACACATGATATGGATGAAATACTAAATGCAGATAAAGTAATGGTTATGAATAAAGGGGAGCTAGTAAAATTTGGAACACCTAAGGAAATTCTTTCAGACAAAGGATTTCTACGTTCTATCCATTTAGATATTCCGTTTGTGGCGCAAGTTGAAGAAGCACTTGAAAATGTTGGTATGAAAGTATCTCATAGTGATAGCTTAGAAGAGTTGGTGGATAAAATATGTCAAAAATAA
- the infA gene encoding translation initiation factor IF-1 — MAKEDYLEVEGIVLEVLPNATFKVKLENEVVIDAHVSGKIRMNYIRILPGDKVTIAISPYDPTRGRITYRFKNSK; from the coding sequence ATGGCAAAAGAAGATTATTTAGAAGTCGAAGGCATAGTCCTTGAAGTTCTGCCAAATGCTACATTCAAGGTGAAATTAGAAAATGAAGTGGTTATAGACGCCCACGTGTCTGGTAAAATCCGTATGAATTACATTCGCATCTTACCAGGTGACAAAGTTACCATTGCAATTTCACCTTATGACCCAACACGTGGAAGAATTACATACCGTTTTAAAAACAGTAAATAG
- a CDS encoding IS3 family transposase, with the protein MARNGEWSFKKVQWTNGGFRKRVINYYKTIEKYKNKYTVLSLCELFKITRASYYRWCCKGKPEYDLKIDMNLALKVKNIFTNNNGIYGSPRIRIVLNNQGLEVSQTKVARIMKIFKLYSIIRVKKMYRKPKEIKIITHGPNYVNRNWSIFLKNECWVTDVSYIPLNKKFAYLSIIKDANTGFIVGHKLSLKNDIELYRKTLEKASFYRKDLSKKLIIHSDNGNQYTSIFAKRYAKRNNIIISLSRPGNSIDNAMCETFFSSLKEEWKQKLKQNNFVNLEKSIDNYIEFYNYERIMIKHKTPPAYVYLNLTQNKKNVSNYVETFL; encoded by the coding sequence ATGGCTAGAAATGGAGAATGAAGTTTTAAAAAAGTTCAATGAACTAATGGAGGATTCAGAAAAAGAGTAATAAATTACTATAAAACCATAGAGAAATATAAAAATAAGTACACTGTTTTATCATTATGTGAACTATTTAAAATTACAAGAGCAAGTTATTATAGATGATGCTGTAAAGGTAAACCAGAATATGATTTAAAAATTGATATGAATCTAGCTCTTAAAGTTAAAAATATTTTTACAAATAATAATGGAATATATGGGTCACCCAGAATTAGAATTGTTCTAAATAATCAAGGTTTGGAGGTAAGTCAAACCAAAGTAGCCAGAATTATGAAAATATTCAAATTATATTCAATTATAAGGGTAAAAAAAATGTATAGAAAGCCAAAAGAAATTAAAATAATTACACATGGTCCAAATTACGTCAATAGAAACTGATCAATATTTTTAAAAAACGAATGTTGAGTAACTGATGTTTCTTATATACCTTTGAATAAAAAGTTCGCTTATTTAAGCATTATTAAAGATGCTAATACTGGTTTTATTGTTGGTCATAAATTATCTCTTAAAAATGATATTGAACTATATAGAAAAACGCTTGAAAAGGCTTCTTTTTACAGAAAAGATTTATCTAAAAAGCTTATAATTCATTCTGACAATGGCAATCAATACACTTCTATATTTGCAAAAAGATATGCTAAAAGAAATAATATTATAATTTCGTTATCTAGACCAGGTAATTCTATAGATAATGCGATGTGTGAAACTTTCTTTTCATCATTAAAAGAAGAATGAAAACAAAAACTAAAACAAAATAACTTTGTAAATTTAGAAAAATCAATTGATAATTACATAGAATTTTATAATTATGAAAGAATAATGATAAAACATAAAACTCCACCAGCCTATGTTTATTTAAATCTGACACAAAATAAAAAGAATGTTTCAAACTATGTTGAAACATTCTTATAA
- a CDS encoding helix-turn-helix domain-containing protein produces MANHKGNKSTILDLNTKKELVNKHFNEHISYKELSVIYNISYSAARRMCIDWEIYGEAALISKTGKHNKHNGKIKINSKDPKDKKIAELNKKLKWLEMENEVLKKFNELMEDSEKE; encoded by the coding sequence ATGGCAAATCATAAAGGCAACAAATCAACAATTTTAGACTTAAATACCAAAAAAGAGCTTGTGAATAAACATTTCAATGAGCATATCTCTTACAAAGAATTATCAGTGATATATAATATTTCTTATTCAGCGGCTAGAAGGATGTGTATAGATTGAGAAATTTATGGAGAAGCTGCACTTATTTCTAAAACCGGAAAGCACAACAAGCACAATGGTAAAATTAAGATCAATTCAAAAGATCCAAAAGATAAAAAAATAGCAGAATTAAATAAAAAATTAAAATGGCTAGAAATGGAGAATGAAGTTTTAAAAAAGTTCAATGAACTAATGGAGGATTCAGAAAAAGAGTAA
- a CDS encoding acyltransferase family protein yields MKNTNIEILRIIMSFFVILLHQAGPFDNYSYNDIWYFKYFCPWVTGAKIFFILITGYFKVNTKNYNNGVFVINISISWLLNFGFACLVYSFTRDAIPFKSLLLGGRDWWYIWALLVIQIIMPVLNKIINNFNKYYLLLCIVILYLLLEFTSNYLYGQIFGITNLFAMILLYCIGGMIRNHVELYFKYQYLIIFLNVILLWVAIDAINMFTKYDFVYKQLGVPNALFSVEVFIIVTSFRRTKNEFINYLGSSMLYVYLYHYLIQELNSKYIYSKILDNLNLQLQVNILALITLFATLVVALLITKPIDYLSKFIARKTKIDKVTFSIYQK; encoded by the coding sequence ATGAAAAATACAAATATAGAAATTTTAAGAATTATTATGTCATTTTTTGTAATATTATTACATCAAGCGGGTCCCTTTGATAATTACTCGTATAATGACATATGGTATTTTAAATATTTTTGCCCTTGAGTTACAGGAGCTAAAATTTTTTTTATACTAATAACAGGATATTTTAAAGTAAATACCAAAAACTACAATAACGGAGTGTTTGTAATAAATATTTCTATTTCATGATTGCTAAACTTTGGTTTTGCTTGCCTAGTTTATAGTTTTACAAGGGATGCAATTCCATTTAAAAGCCTTTTATTAGGGGGGCGTGATTGATGATACATATGAGCTTTACTAGTAATTCAGATTATAATGCCCGTTTTAAATAAAATAATTAACAATTTTAATAAATACTATTTATTATTGTGTATTGTGATTTTATATCTTCTTTTAGAGTTTACAAGTAACTATTTATATGGCCAAATATTTGGGATAACAAATCTTTTTGCAATGATATTGCTTTATTGCATTGGGGGAATGATAAGAAATCATGTTGAACTCTATTTTAAGTATCAATATTTGATTATCTTTTTAAATGTAATTTTATTATGAGTAGCTATTGATGCAATTAATATGTTTACTAAGTACGATTTTGTATATAAGCAATTAGGAGTCCCAAACGCCCTATTTTCAGTAGAAGTTTTTATAATTGTTACATCATTTAGGAGAACAAAAAATGAATTTATAAATTATTTGGGATCATCCATGCTATATGTTTACCTGTATCATTATTTAATCCAAGAATTAAATAGTAAATATATATATAGTAAAATATTAGATAATTTGAACTTGCAATTACAAGTAAATATTTTAGCATTAATAACTCTTTTTGCAACGTTGGTTGTAGCTCTATTAATAACAAAACCAATTGATTATTTATCTAAATTCATAGCAAGAAAGACAAAAATTGATAAAGTTACTTTTTCAATTTACCAAAAATAG
- the rpmJ gene encoding 50S ribosomal protein L36 gives MKVRSSVKKICDKCRVIRRKGRVMIICEQPKHKQRQG, from the coding sequence ATGAAGGTTAGATCATCTGTCAAAAAGATTTGCGACAAATGTCGTGTAATTAGACGTAAAGGCCGTGTAATGATTATTTGTGAACAACCAAAACATAAACAACGTCAAGGATAA
- a CDS encoding adenylate kinase, giving the protein MNILLIGAPGSGKGTEAEILCAKNGLTHLSTGDLFRQNIDNKTPLGVEAQGYMTKGLYVPDDVTNRMVADYLKHKNTNLIFDGYPRTLDQAITLDKMLEDVNQKLDHVIHFDIDNNIIKSRLMSRLICPLCKRSYNKVSKKPQVEWVCDFDASELITRPDDAEDKIDVRLEVYNNQTAPLIEFYKKQNKLITLDATNVLPHEFHDSLVAALGL; this is encoded by the coding sequence ATGAATATTCTTTTAATCGGTGCTCCAGGTAGTGGTAAAGGTACTGAAGCTGAAATTTTATGTGCGAAAAATGGTCTTACTCATTTGTCTACTGGTGATTTATTTAGACAAAATATCGATAATAAAACTCCATTAGGAGTTGAGGCTCAAGGATATATGACAAAAGGTTTATATGTTCCAGATGATGTAACAAACAGAATGGTTGCAGATTACTTAAAACATAAAAATACTAATTTGATCTTTGATGGTTATCCAAGAACATTAGATCAAGCTATAACATTAGATAAAATGCTAGAAGATGTTAACCAAAAACTTGATCACGTTATACATTTTGATATTGACAACAACATAATTAAATCAAGACTTATGAGTAGATTGATTTGTCCATTATGTAAAAGAAGTTATAATAAAGTCTCAAAAAAACCACAAGTAGAATGAGTTTGCGACTTTGATGCATCTGAGCTTATTACAAGACCAGATGATGCAGAAGACAAAATTGATGTTAGACTTGAGGTTTACAACAACCAAACAGCACCTTTAATAGAGTTTTATAAAAAACAAAACAAATTAATCACTTTAGATGCAACTAACGTATTGCCGCATGAATTCCATGATTCATTAGTTGCAGCACTAGGACTATAA